The window GCGAATTCCACGAACTCGAAGCCCATCAGGCCCATGGGGTTCTCGAACAGGTCGGCCATCGTGTCGTCTCCAAAAAGCAGTGTTGATGTCGCCATGGTAGGCAGGCGGCACACAGAATTCCTGCAACTTGATGCAATTCCCGACCTCATCACGCTGAATTCCTGCAAAATTGGCCAGATGAGCGCACCACCCGAACTTGATGCCATCGATCTGCGGGTGCTTCGCGCACTCCAGGCCAACGCCCGCGCAACCTACGACGAACTCGCGGCACAGGTGAGTCTTTCGCCTTCGGCGACCTTGCGCCGCGTCAAGCGGCTCGAGGACGCAGGCGTGATCGTCGGCTACGTGGCCCTGCTGCGGGCCGACAGCGTGGGCCTGCCCCTCACGGCGTACATCAATGTGCGGCTCGAAAAACACACGGAAAGCCACAAGCGCAACCCGATGGACCTGTTTCGCGCTTCGGTCCAAGGCTGGCCCGAAGTGGTGGAATGCGCCTCACTGACCGGCGACATGGACTACCTCCTGCGCGTGGTGGTGGCCGACATGGCGCACTACTCGCGTTTCGTCATGGAGACCCTGCTCAAGCATCCCAGCGTGCAGGACTGCAAGACCAGCTTCGTGCTCGACCGCGTGAAGACCACGACGGCACTGCCGATCTAGCCGGAGTCGGCGCCTTCGGATGGACCGGCCCCGAAATGCA of the Rhodoferax koreense genome contains:
- a CDS encoding Lrp/AsnC family transcriptional regulator yields the protein MSAPPELDAIDLRVLRALQANARATYDELAAQVSLSPSATLRRVKRLEDAGVIVGYVALLRADSVGLPLTAYINVRLEKHTESHKRNPMDLFRASVQGWPEVVECASLTGDMDYLLRVVVADMAHYSRFVMETLLKHPSVQDCKTSFVLDRVKTTTALPI